Proteins encoded within one genomic window of Ovis aries strain OAR_USU_Benz2616 breed Rambouillet chromosome 1, ARS-UI_Ramb_v3.0, whole genome shotgun sequence:
- the LOC101122151 gene encoding intelectin-2 precursor (The RefSeq protein has 1 substitution compared to this genomic sequence), producing the protein MPAEGTGVRFYLLLFLSVATRGPRAAGTLSVEKSWEEEIRAPYLSFLPRSCKEIKERCHKAGDGLYQLRTENGVVYQTFCDMTSGGGGWTLVASVHENNMRGKCTVGDRWSSQQGNRADYPEGDGNWVNYNTFGSAEAATSDDYKNPGYYDIQARDLGIWHVPNKSPLQHWRNSSLLRYHTNTGFFQSLGHNLFGLYQKYPVKYGAGNCLTDNGPSIPVDYDFGDAEKTASYYSPYCQGEFVAGFVQFRVFNNERGANALCAGVRVTGCNTEHHCIGGGGFFPEGNPSQCGDFSAFDWDGYGTHQGYSSSREITEAAVLLFYR; encoded by the exons ATGCCAGCTGAG GGGACAGGAGTCAGGTTTTACCTCCTGCTGTTCCTCTCTGTGGCCACCAGAGGGCCACATGCAG CAGGGACGCTTTCTGTTGAGAagagctgggaggaggaaatCCGTGCTCCTTACCtgtctttccttccaagaagctgcaaggaaatcaaagaaagatGCCATAAAGCAGGTG ATGGCCTGTATCAACTCCGCACTGAGAATGGTGTCGTCTACCAGACCTTCTGTGACATGACCTCTGGGGGTGGCGGCTGGACCCTGGTGGCCAGCGTCCATGAGAACAACATGCGTGGGAAATGCACGGTGGGCGATCGCTGGTCCAGTCAGCAGGGCAACAGGGCTGACTACCCAGAGGGGGATGGCAACTGGGTCAATTACAACACATTTGGGTCTGCAGAGGCCGCCACCAGTGATGACTACAAG AACCCTGGCTACTACGACATTCAAGCTCGGGACCTGGGCATCTGGCATGTGCCCAACAAGTCCCCTCTGCAGCACTGGAGGAACAGCTCCCTGCTGAGGTACCACACCAACACGGGCTTCTTTCAGAGCCTGGGGCATAATCTGTTTGGACTCTACCAG AAATACCCAGTGAAATACGGAGCAGGGAATTGCTTGACTGACAATGGCCCATCCATTCCTGTTGACTATGACTTTGGTGATGCTGAGAAAACTGCATCTTATTACTCACCATATTGTCAGG GAGAATTTGTTGCAGGATTTGTCCAGTTCAGGGTGTTTAATAACGAGAGAGGAGCAAATGCCCTGTGTGCTGGCGTGAGAGTCACTGGCTGCAACACTGAGCAT CACTGCATCGGTGGAGGAGGATTCTTCCCAGAGGGCAATCCCTCACAGTGTGGGGATTTCTCTGCCTTTGACTGGGATGGATACGGCACTCACCAGGGTTACAGCTCCAGCCGGGAGATCACTGAGGCAGCTGTGCTCCTGTTCTACCGCTGA
- the LOC101122151 gene encoding intelectin-2 isoform X1, with translation MPAEGTGVRFYLLLFLSVATRGPHAGTLSVEKSWEEEIRAPYLSFLPRSCKEIKERCHKAGDGLYQLRTENGVVYQTFCDMTSGGGGWTLVASVHENNMRGKCTVGDRWSSQQGNRADYPEGDGNWVNYNTFGSAEAATSDDYKNPGYYDIQARDLGIWHVPNKSPLQHWRNSSLLRYHTNTGFFQSLGHNLFGLYQKYPVKYGAGNCLTDNGPSIPVDYDFGDAEKTASYYSPYCQGEFVAGFVQFRVFNNERGANALCAGVRVTGCNTEHHCIGGGGFFPEGNPSQCGDFSAFDWDGYGTHQGYSSSREITEAAVLLFYR, from the exons ATGCCAGCTGAG GGGACAGGAGTCAGGTTTTACCTCCTGCTGTTCCTCTCTGTGGCCACCAGAGGGCCACATGCAG GGACGCTTTCTGTTGAGAagagctgggaggaggaaatCCGTGCTCCTTACCtgtctttccttccaagaagctgcaaggaaatcaaagaaagatGCCATAAAGCAGGTG ATGGCCTGTATCAACTCCGCACTGAGAATGGTGTCGTCTACCAGACCTTCTGTGACATGACCTCTGGGGGTGGCGGCTGGACCCTGGTGGCCAGCGTCCATGAGAACAACATGCGTGGGAAATGCACGGTGGGCGATCGCTGGTCCAGTCAGCAGGGCAACAGGGCTGACTACCCAGAGGGGGATGGCAACTGGGTCAATTACAACACATTTGGGTCTGCAGAGGCCGCCACCAGTGATGACTACAAG AACCCTGGCTACTACGACATTCAAGCTCGGGACCTGGGCATCTGGCATGTGCCCAACAAGTCCCCTCTGCAGCACTGGAGGAACAGCTCCCTGCTGAGGTACCACACCAACACGGGCTTCTTTCAGAGCCTGGGGCATAATCTGTTTGGACTCTACCAG AAATACCCAGTGAAATACGGAGCAGGGAATTGCTTGACTGACAATGGCCCATCCATTCCTGTTGACTATGACTTTGGTGATGCTGAGAAAACTGCATCTTATTACTCACCATATTGTCAGG GAGAATTTGTTGCAGGATTTGTCCAGTTCAGGGTGTTTAATAACGAGAGAGGAGCAAATGCCCTGTGTGCTGGCGTGAGAGTCACTGGCTGCAACACTGAGCAT CACTGCATCGGTGGAGGAGGATTCTTCCCAGAGGGCAATCCCTCACAGTGTGGGGATTTCTCTGCCTTTGACTGGGATGGATACGGCACTCACCAGGGTTACAGCTCCAGCCGGGAGATCACTGAGGCAGCTGTGCTCCTGTTCTACCGCTGA